In Colias croceus chromosome 8, ilColCroc2.1, a genomic segment contains:
- the LOC123693687 gene encoding zinc finger protein 131-like isoform X2, whose protein sequence is MAKNLRYSLSWSEHLSNISSGLSDLQQNEEFVDMTLAADGHFVKVHKVIMALASPYLKEIISSTKCEHPVIFLNKISYTTLSSILEYVYTGEVYVHFENINEFIVAAKDLHIRGLQDVNIVNSIPTSNEPCTLDSTYQGVEADCIITLDNSQTEVIDDDLEINDSYSVNDSVKAENRTDVENKDTSQCIPTLHYTVSNRGSLQMILNNFMYYLKHTNKDNSRQWRCVDYLNNRKCPALIFTKGDVVVQR, encoded by the exons ATGGCCAAAAATCTACGATACTCCTTGTCCTGGAGTGAACATTTAAGTAATATTTCTAGTGGTTTGAGTGATTTACAGCag AATGAAGAATTTGTTGATATGACATTGGCAGCCGATGGACACTTTGTCAAAGTACACAAGGTGATAATGGCACTCGCTAGTCCATATCTGAAGGAAATTATTTCATCAACTAAATGTGAACATccagtaatatttttaaat AAAATTAGTTATACAACATTAAGTTCAATACTGGAATATGTCTACACAGGAGAAGTTTATGTGCATTTTGagaatataaatgaatttataGTTGCCGCCAAAGATCTACATATCAGAGGATTACAAGATGTG AACATTGTAAACTCAATACCAACAAGCAATGAGCCATGTACATTAGATTCGACGTATCAGGGTGTTGAGGCAGACTGTATTATAACATTAGACAATAGTCAAACGGAAGTTATTGATGACGATTTGGAAAT cAATGATTCGTACAGCGTAAATGATAGTGTTAAGGCAGAAAATAGAACAGATGTAGAAAACAAAGACACAAGCCAAT GCATACCAACGTTACACTACACAGTATCGAATCGTGGATCTTTACAAATGATTCTCAATAactttatgtattatttaaaacatacaaataagGATAACTCGCGACAATGGCGATGCGTGGACTATTTAAATAACAGAAAGTGCCCTGCATTAATATTTACTAAGGGCGATGTTGTTGTACAAAGGTAA
- the LOC123693687 gene encoding zinc finger protein 131-like isoform X1: MAKNLRYSLSWSEHLSNISSGLSDLQQNEEFVDMTLAADGHFVKVHKVIMALASPYLKEIISSTKCEHPVIFLNKISYTTLSSILEYVYTGEVYVHFENINEFIVAAKDLHIRGLQDVNIVNSIPTSNEPCTLDSTYQGVEADCIITLDNSQTEVIDDDLEINDSYSVNDSVKAENRTDVENKDTSQCIPTLHYTVSNRGSLQMILNNFMYYLKHTNKDNSRQWRCVDYLNNRKCPALIFTKGDVVVQRIAAHNHAVHNDKIFKKFRSGTVFAAIKDAMDKGLNVSKASKEDPLNSE; this comes from the exons ATGGCCAAAAATCTACGATACTCCTTGTCCTGGAGTGAACATTTAAGTAATATTTCTAGTGGTTTGAGTGATTTACAGCag AATGAAGAATTTGTTGATATGACATTGGCAGCCGATGGACACTTTGTCAAAGTACACAAGGTGATAATGGCACTCGCTAGTCCATATCTGAAGGAAATTATTTCATCAACTAAATGTGAACATccagtaatatttttaaat AAAATTAGTTATACAACATTAAGTTCAATACTGGAATATGTCTACACAGGAGAAGTTTATGTGCATTTTGagaatataaatgaatttataGTTGCCGCCAAAGATCTACATATCAGAGGATTACAAGATGTG AACATTGTAAACTCAATACCAACAAGCAATGAGCCATGTACATTAGATTCGACGTATCAGGGTGTTGAGGCAGACTGTATTATAACATTAGACAATAGTCAAACGGAAGTTATTGATGACGATTTGGAAAT cAATGATTCGTACAGCGTAAATGATAGTGTTAAGGCAGAAAATAGAACAGATGTAGAAAACAAAGACACAAGCCAAT GCATACCAACGTTACACTACACAGTATCGAATCGTGGATCTTTACAAATGATTCTCAATAactttatgtattatttaaaacatacaaataagGATAACTCGCGACAATGGCGATGCGTGGACTATTTAAATAACAGAAAGTGCCCTGCATTAATATTTACTAAGGGCGATGTTGTTGTACAAAG gATAGCAGCACATAACCACGCTGTacataatgataaaatatttaagaaatttagATCTGGAACAGTTTTTGCAGCAATAAAGGATGCCATGGATAAAGGTCTTAACGTTTCTAAAGCAAGCAAAGAAGATCCTTTAAATAGtgaataa
- the LOC123693687 gene encoding uncharacterized protein LOC123693687 isoform X3, protein MALASPYLKEIISSTKCEHPVIFLNKISYTTLSSILEYVYTGEVYVHFENINEFIVAAKDLHIRGLQDVNIVNSIPTSNEPCTLDSTYQGVEADCIITLDNSQTEVIDDDLEINDSYSVNDSVKAENRTDVENKDTSQCIPTLHYTVSNRGSLQMILNNFMYYLKHTNKDNSRQWRCVDYLNNRKCPALIFTKGDVVVQRIAAHNHAVHNDKIFKKFRSGTVFAAIKDAMDKGLNVSKASKEDPLNSE, encoded by the exons ATGGCACTCGCTAGTCCATATCTGAAGGAAATTATTTCATCAACTAAATGTGAACATccagtaatatttttaaat AAAATTAGTTATACAACATTAAGTTCAATACTGGAATATGTCTACACAGGAGAAGTTTATGTGCATTTTGagaatataaatgaatttataGTTGCCGCCAAAGATCTACATATCAGAGGATTACAAGATGTG AACATTGTAAACTCAATACCAACAAGCAATGAGCCATGTACATTAGATTCGACGTATCAGGGTGTTGAGGCAGACTGTATTATAACATTAGACAATAGTCAAACGGAAGTTATTGATGACGATTTGGAAAT cAATGATTCGTACAGCGTAAATGATAGTGTTAAGGCAGAAAATAGAACAGATGTAGAAAACAAAGACACAAGCCAAT GCATACCAACGTTACACTACACAGTATCGAATCGTGGATCTTTACAAATGATTCTCAATAactttatgtattatttaaaacatacaaataagGATAACTCGCGACAATGGCGATGCGTGGACTATTTAAATAACAGAAAGTGCCCTGCATTAATATTTACTAAGGGCGATGTTGTTGTACAAAG gATAGCAGCACATAACCACGCTGTacataatgataaaatatttaagaaatttagATCTGGAACAGTTTTTGCAGCAATAAAGGATGCCATGGATAAAGGTCTTAACGTTTCTAAAGCAAGCAAAGAAGATCCTTTAAATAGtgaataa
- the LOC123694020 gene encoding spermidine synthase encodes MDTLKKNWFTEVCEMWPGGTFSFEVKEVLHKEKSKYQDILVLDTTSFGKVLVLDGIIQCTQKDEFSYQEMISFLPLCCHKNPEKVLIVGGGDGGVARDVAKHPKVKEIVQVEIDEKVIEVSKKYLPFMAVGFESEKLKLHVGDGFEFMKNHSQEFDVIITDSSDPVGPAVSLFQENYFALMKSALKPNGIVCSQAGTFWYSMDLVSSTLNICKNQFPKSAYAWTSVPTYPSGQIGFVIGSLDPDVQFDKPAITFSRQEELSMNLRYYNSDIHKAAFVLPTFVKNQLHI; translated from the exons ATGGATACATTGAAAAAGAATTGGTTCACTGAAGTATGTGAGATGTGGCCTGGTGGCACATTTTCCTTTGAAGTAAAGGAAGTTCTTCATAAAGAAAAGTCCAAGTATCAAGATATTTTGGTCCTTGATACAACTAGCTTTGGAAAAGTTCTTGTTTTAGATGGAATTATTCAATGCACACAGAAGGATGAATTTTCATATCAG GAAATGATATCATTTCTGCCTTTGTGTTGCCACAAGAATCCTGAAAAGGTGCTCATTGTTGGTGGAGGGGATGGGGGTGTGGCCAGAGATGTGGCTAAACACCCAAAAGTTAAGGAAATTGTGcag GTAGAAATTGATGAGAAAGTAATAGAAGTGTCCAAGAAATATCTGCCATTCATGGCAGTAGGATTCGAAAGCgaaaagttaaaattacatGTTGGCGATGGCTTTGAATTTATGAAGAATCATAGTCAAGAGTTTGACGTCATTATAACAGACAGCAGTGATCCTGTAGGACCAGCCGTCAGTTTATTCCAAGAGAATTACTTTGCGCTCATGAAAAGTGCTTTAAAACCAAACGGAATTGTGTGTTCGCAAGCTGGTACTTTTTGGTATAGCATGGATTTAGTCTCGAGCACATTAAACATTTGTAAAAACCAATTTCCTAAATCAGCTTATGCGTGGACTTCAGTCCCGACGTATCCTTCAGGTCAAATCGGATTTGTGATTGGTTCACTCGATCCCGACGTACAATTCGACAAGCCCGCCATTACGTTTTCCCGCCAAGAAGAGTTATCTATGAATCTCCGGTACTATAATAGTGACATACATAAGGCTGCGTTCGTGCTTCCCACTTTTGtgaaaaatcaattacatATCTAA
- the LOC123693772 gene encoding ubiquitin-like-conjugating enzyme ATG10 produces the protein MDEQLITPEKFVIAAKNFMKISEKIKDKWKLHENIEVYKSYLKKETFIQNNNRNLPLLKAEFVIFYNLSYGVPSFSFNIWDESGRFLTLEDIRQMSFMEIKKEDFYSVVTQQEHPVLHQPYFIMHPCHTQTLLANFKESKNIIVTFLGLIMPLLNLNLPLEYGI, from the exons ATGGATGAACAACTGATAACTCCAGAAAAGTTTGTAATAGCAGcgaaaaattttatgaaaatatcagAGAAAATAAAGGATAAATGGAAACTGCACGAAAATATCGAAGTTTATAAGAGTTATTTGAAAAAGgaaacatttattcaaaataataacagaAACCTTCCACTTTTAAAAGCAgagtttgtaattttttataatttaagttatGGTGTACCatcatttagttttaatatttgggATGAATCAGGACGTTTCTTAACTTTAGAGGATATTAGACAAATGTCCTTTATGGA GATAAAAAAAGAAGACTTTTACTCAGTAGTGACACAACAAGAGCATCCTGTATTACATCAGCCATATTTCATCATGCATCCATGCCATACGCAGACACTATTAGCTAATTTTAAGGAATCTAAGAATATAATTGTAACATTTCTAGGACTTATAATGccattattgaatttaaatttgccATTGGAATATGGTATTTGA
- the LOC123693771 gene encoding phospholipid-transporting ATPase IF, with protein MKDCVSVRNFVNRLRECLLSCYQLLFFWRTNKVSSTAGTRLIEVGAVDTSKRKHNKIRTSKYTLLTFLPKNLSEQLRRIVNFYFLIVTVISIVIDSPVSPFTSIAPLTFMVFVTAVKQGYEDWLRHRADNKVNNQIVEIVHKGVIKEVRNSTIAPGTLVRVKRGREVPADLVLLCSAGERGKCYVTTANLDGETNLKTLRVPAPLVGYTADIIPPGIRIEVPNPVADLYTFYGRIEIPGQDSMLLNTDNIMLRGSRVKNTEWAIGCAVYTGEETKLALNSKYASNKFSSSELAVNSFIVLLIYILIFEMTGSLIAKILLEKWNPERLEYFGLDTSFPLTWGGVLQDLFSFLLLYYYIIPMSLYVTIELYKFIGALFIGWDEDLRCEETGRPAVANTSDLNEELGQVEVLFSDKTGTLTKNLMAFKACSIRGRMFEEKEGRLYDTGRLEEPVDTLQTDIKFFFKIIALCHSVQVSNEDIKKLSARLSGTGNMQLMNFFRRKKITKNSGNSTVIDSVTWNAIINENGSKMDYQGSSPDEKALVEAADRFRVTFLGEEGNNLVLKVGEQTEMYERLQLIEFSSERKRMSVIVRDKDGKIWLFCKGAETSVFPICKDSVLIEETDRDINTFANKGLRTLAIAYREIPREEYEKVTESIKLIECTTAAGLQQVTQQYRVLEQQLTLLGATAVEDCLQDDVADTLAALRRAGIKIWVLTGDKVETAINVSQSCAHISENDRRMFLVGIQDEEALKDSLALCHQMVIEPGYRDLTLVVDGTSMAAVLDTALAHEFVDISMKCNAVLCCRLSPIQKAKIVKLIKNCSEHPITAAIGDGANDISMIQEAHVGFGIFGKEGHQAARSADFAFTKFSKVKKMLLVLGHWYYQRLATLILYFFYKNLILGNIMLFFQIQSAFSTQSVYDSMYLTFYNLVFTSVPCLVLSVTEQRWPKDLLLANPMLYRNIRKNRLLSWPYFGAWVLSALYHSVVIYGFSWYYLASDVISADGKTVDLWTLGAVLFHLSMVAVTLKLCVHARRVTAALALSAALSLAAYVAFNALYSLLYLKIDGDVLGTYTRLLSTPSFWIFNLLVVIGTLAPDFCLRIITEKWARRNIRMGNSETNVFTTRL; from the exons ATGAAGGATTGTGTATCTGTGAGAAACTTTGTGAATCGTCTGCGGGAATGCTTGCTATCATGCTATCAGCTATTGTTCTTTTGGCGC ACGAACAAAGTATCATCCACCGCCGGCACTCGATTGATAGAGGTTGGCGCGGTGGACACGAGCAAACGGAAACACAACAAGATCCGCACCTCCAAGTATACCCTGCTGACTTTCCTGCCTAAAAACCTGTCGGAGCAATTGAGGAGGATCGTCAATTTCTACTTTCTCATCGTCACTGTTATTTCTATTGTTATTG ATAGTCCAGTATCGCCGTTCACGAGTATAGCACCCCTTACTTTTATGGTTTTCGTGACAGCCGTAAAGCAAGGATACGAGGATTGGCTGAGGCATAGAGCGGACAATAAAGTCAATAATCAAATAG TGGAAATCGTCCACAAGGGTGTAATAAAAGAGGTCCGTAACTCCACAATTGCTCCGGGCACTCTAGTACGAGTGAAGCGAGGTAGGGAAGTACCAGCGGATTTGGTGCTGTTGTGTTCTGCGGGGGAGAGGGGCAAGTGCTATGTGACCACGGCTAACTTGGATGGGGAGACTAATCTCAAGACTTTGAGGGTACCTGCGCCGTTGGTTGGGTATACTGCAG ATATAATTCCACCTGGCATTCGTATTGAAGTGCCCAACCCAGTGGCTGATTTATACACCTTCTATGGACGAATAGAAATACCTGGGCAGGATAGTATGCTCCTAAACACTGATAATATCATGCTGAGAGGCTCCCGGGTAAAGAACACGGAATGGGCTATAGGATGTGCTGTGTATACTG GAGAAGAAACAAAACTGGCGCTAAATTCTAAATACGCAAGCAACAAATTCTCATCCAGCGAATTGGCAGTGAATTCCTTCATAGTTCTCctcatatacatattaatattcgaAATGACTGGTTCTTTAATAGCAAAGATATTATTGGAAAAGTGGAACCCAGAGAGATTAGAGTACTTTGGTTTAGACACGAGTTTTCCCTTGACTTGGGGTGGAGTTTTACAAGACTTGTTCTCGTTtctactattatattattatattatacctatgtcGTTGTATGTAACGATTGAGTTGTATAAGTTTATTg GAGCCCTATTCATAGGTTGGGACGAAGACCTCCGCTGCGAGGAAACCGGCAGACCAGCTGTCGCCAACACTTCTGACCTTAACGAAGAATTGGGTCAAGTTGAAGTCCTTTTTTCCGACAAAACAGGCACTCTAACCAAGAACCTGATGGCTTTTAAAGCCTGTTCTATAAGAGGGAGGATGTTCGAGGAAAAGGAAGGGAGATTGTATGATACGGGGAGGTTAGAGGAGCCGGTTGATACGCTTCAG ACAgacattaaatttttcttcAAAATCATCGCTCTATGCCATTCCGTGCAAGTCTCTAACGAggacataaaaaaattgagtgCCCGTCTCTCTGGCACAGGGAATATGCAATTAATGAATTTCTTTCGACGCAagaaaattactaaaaatagtGGGAACAGCACAGTGATAGATAGCGTGACTTGGAACgctattataaatgaaaatggtAGCAAAATGGATTATCAAGGAAGCAGTCCTGATGAAAAAGCCCTAGTTGAAGCAGCAGATAGATTTAGAGTGACTTTTTTAGGAGAGGAAGGAAATAATTTGGTTCTAAAAGTTGGGGAACAaacggaaatgtatgaaagaCTGCAGTTAATAGAGTTCTCGTCGGAAAGGAAGCGAATGTCCGTGATCGTGAGAGATAAGGACGGGAAG ATATGGCTATTCTGTAAAGGCGCGGAAACATCAGTGTTCCCAATATGCAAGGATTCAGTCTTAATAGAAGAAACAGACAGAGATATAAACACGTTTGCCAATAAGGGTCTGAGGACGCTGGCCATTGCGTATAGGGAAATACCGAGGGAGGAATATGAGAAGGTTACGGAAT CTATAAAGCTGATTGAGTGCACAACAGCAGCTGGTCTCCAGCAAGTAACCCAGCAGTACAGGGTGTTAGAGCAGCAGCTCACACTTCTGGGGGCTACAGCTGTTGAGGACTGTCTGCAAGATGATGTAGCTGATACGTTGGCAGCTTTGAGACGAGCTGGCATCAAGATATGGGTATTAACTGGGGATAAG GTGGAAACAGCGATAAACGTGTCCCAATCTTGCGCACACATATCGGAAAACGACCGACGTATGTTCCTAGTGGGCATACAGGATGAGGAGGCCCTTAAGGACAGTCTAGCCCTTTGCCATCAAATGGTCATAGAGCCTGGGTACAGAGATCTAACTCTAGTGGTCGATGGTACGAGTATGGCCGCGGTATTAGATACTGCGCTTGCGCACGAGTTTGTGGATATCTCTATGAAGTGTAATGCAGTACTGTGTTGTAGACTCTCGCCGATACAGAAGGCTAAG ATAgtaaaactaataaagaatTGCTCAGAACATCCGATAACAGCAGCTATCGGTGATGGAGCTAACGACATATCCATGATACAGGAGGCTCATGTTGGCTTCGGTATTTTCGGCAAAGAGGGGCATCAGGCTGCAAG ATCAGCTGATTTCGCGTTTACAAAGTTCTCGAAAGTGAAGAAGATGCTCCTAGTGTTAGGACACTGGTATTATCAAAGACTTGCCACACTCATCCTTTACTTCttttataagaatttaattCTAGGAAATATTATG TTATTCTTCCAAATCCAATCGGCGTTTTCTACCCAATCGGTATATGACAGTATGTATTTAACGTTCTACAATCTCGTGTTTACGTCAGTTCCCTGTCTCGTACTGTCTGTTACAGAACAACGGTGGCCTAAGGATTTATTACTCGC TAACCCAATGCTATACAGGAACATACGGAAGAACCGTCTCCTGTCATGGCCGTACTTCGGCGCGTGGGTGCTGTCCGCGCTCTACCACTCTGTTGTTATCTATGGCTTCTCATGGTACTATCTGGCCAGTGACGTCATATCCGCTGACGGGAAGACTGTGGATTTATG GACGCTCGGGGCGGTGCTGTTCCACCTGTCCATGGTGGCGGTGACGCTAAAGCTGTGTGTACACGCGCGGCGCGTGACGGCCGCGCTCGCGCTCTCcgccgcgctctcgctcgccgCGTACGTCGCCTTCAACGCGCTCTACTCGCTGCTCTACCT GAAAATAGACGGCGACGTTCTCGGCACATACACTCGCCTGTTAAGCACACCATCCTTCTGGATATTCAACTTGCTCGTTGTTATTGGCACACTAGCGCCAGATTTCTGTTTGCGAATTATAACAGAGAAATGGGCTCGGAGGAATATACGTATGGGTAATAGTGAAACTAACGTGTTCACAACTAGATTGTGA